A genomic region of Xyrauchen texanus isolate HMW12.3.18 chromosome 29, RBS_HiC_50CHRs, whole genome shotgun sequence contains the following coding sequences:
- the LOC127622641 gene encoding KH homology domain-containing protein 4-like produces MASESQCVSSRWDQAKPRAAVLQGVVGSEAQAAHVAPASGAAVAHSTSSVATPDVPEPLQGGVELAAAMAAKINAMLMAKGKLKPLQPLPSKARSTPVAPVSTDEVIVAEVDINDVPLNCRNLLTKGKTQEEIRLFSGAVISTKGLYMSDAEKSNSAAPARSLYLHVQGRSQEEVNKAVARIKELICEDVLRSSDGLQPPVMPTVPVYRHPPTAAASLPPNTRPPNTPTIPAHKPPPPHSGSFVHTKIFVGLDQSNPSFNVNERVEGPSGSYLQHIQSETSARVFLRGKGSGYIEQASRRESFEPLYLYISHPNAAGLDAAKKLCENLLQTVRADHTRLTYPATGSTTVYPTHGYSANNSYSSQSWFSYPSNGYTSTYPPFPSASGYWNNSSGHWNNSSGLTGQSQLTSSPVQYPVCSHQPNSFLKQDDDVVSDGTDSSPSPLLKSVALDSQKQETLDEASADVAVNVAEGRICSESTLMPPPVAPIIRKRPAEETNRPLTHTEEEHLVKMVKLPEVSSSSSGLVPYGGDSSDEEEERTRFANKNAL; encoded by the exons ATGGCGTCCGAATCACA GTGTGTGAGCAGTAGGTGGGATCAGGCCAAACCCCGAGCGGCTGTCCTGCAGGGTGTTGTGGGGAGCGAGGCCCAGGCTGCTCATGTAGCGCCAGCATCAGGTGCAGCAGTGGCTCACAGCACCAGCTCAGTGGCCACCCCTGATGTGCCAGAGCCTCTGCAGGGTGGCGTGGAGCTTGCCGCTGCGATGGCGGCGAAAATTAATGCCATGCTGATGGCTAAAGGCAAACTGAAACCACTTCAGCCACTGCCCAGTAAA GCTCGGTCCACTCCTGTTGCTCCTGTCAGCACTGATGAGGTCATCGTTGCTGAAGTCGACATAAATGATGTGCCGCTCAACTGCAGAAATCTGCTCACCAAAGGCAAAACTCAAGAAGAG ATTCGTCTGTTCAGTGGCGCAGTCATTTCAACTAAAGGACTTTACATGAGTGATGCAGAGAAGAGTAACAGCGCAGCCCC AGCGCGGTCGCTGTATCTGCATGTGCAGGGACGCAGTCAGGAGGAAGTCAACA AGGCCGTGGCGAGAATAAAAGAGCTGATCTGTGAGGATGTTCTGCGCTCCTCGGATGGTCTGCAGCCTCCAGTGATGCCCACCGTTCCAGTGTACCGACACCCTCCCACAGCTGCCGCATCCCTCCCACCGAATACACGACCCCCAAACACGCCCACCATACCTGCTCACAAACCACCCCCTCCACACTCAGGg AGTTTTGTGCACACTAAGATATTTGTAGGACTGGACCAATCGAATCCGTCCTTTAATGTGAATGAGCGTGTGGAGGGGCCATCGGGCTCGTACCTGCAGCACATTCAGTCTGAGACGAGTGCACGTGTCTTCCTCAGAGGCAAAGGGTCAGGATACATCGAGCAGGCATCGCGTCGGGAGTCCTTTGAGCCGCTCTATCTATACATCAG CCACCCAAATGCAGCAGGACTCGACGCAGCGAAGAAACTGTGTGAAAATCTACTTCAGACG gtGCGTGCAGATCACACTCGGTTGACATATCCAGCCACTGGTTCCactacag tttaccCAACACACGGATACTCTGCTAATAACAGCTACAGCAGCCAGTCTTGGTTCAGTTACCCATCCAACGGTTACACAAGCACTTACCCACCATTCCCTTCTGCCAGTGGATACTGGAACAACTCCAGTGGACACTGGAACAACTCCAGTGGACTGACTGGCCAATCACAGCTGACCAGCAGTCCGGTGCAGTACCCTGTGTGCTCACATCAACCAAACTCTTTCCTGAAGCAG GATGACGACGTAGTGTCAGATGGCACTGATAGCAGCCCAAGTCCTCTTCTAAAAAGTGTTGCTTTGGACAGCCAGAAGCAGGAAACACTG GATGAGGCGTCTGCAGATGTTGCAGTAAATGTAGCAGAGGGCCGCATCTGCTCTGAGAG tACACTGATGCCTCCACCAGTAGCTCCAATCATCAGAAAGAGACCTGCAGAAGAAACCAACAGacccctcacacacacag AGGAGGAACATCTGGTGAAGATGGTAAAGCTTCCAGAAGTTTCCAGCAGCTCCTCTGGACTTGTTCCATATGGAGGTGATTCATCAGATGAGGAAGAGGAGCGCACTCGCTTCGCCAATAAGAACGCGCTctaa